From Methanoculleus thermophilus, the proteins below share one genomic window:
- a CDS encoding pyridoxamine 5'-phosphate oxidase family protein — translation MVALSGEVKEIFTKTKVMPMATASKSGVPNVAPMASIQLAADDTIWIMDNYMVKTLENLKENPLVALYFYDQDSKRCFQIKGSAEIRTSGPEYEKFRDQMKAKNDKFPAKSLIIIKITDVFECTPGKEAGKKVL, via the coding sequence ATGGTTGCGCTTTCAGGCGAAGTTAAGGAGATATTTACAAAGACCAAAGTCATGCCGATGGCCACTGCTTCAAAGAGCGGCGTCCCGAACGTGGCGCCAATGGCATCGATCCAGCTCGCGGCCGACGACACAATCTGGATTATGGATAATTACATGGTAAAGACGCTTGAAAACCTCAAAGAAAATCCTCTTGTTGCTCTCTACTTCTACGACCAGGACTCCAAACGGTGCTTCCAGATAAAAGGCTCAGCCGAGATCCGGACCTCCGGCCCGGAGTACGAAAAGTTCCGCGATCAGATGAAGGCAAAGAACGATAAGTTCCCGGCGAAGTCCCTCATCATCATCAAGATCACCGACGTCTTCGAGTGCACGCCGGGAAAAGAGGCGGGGAAGAAGGTGCTGTAA
- a CDS encoding methanogenesis marker 14 protein gives MCARFLERFFKPTPHIVESPPPPSISHGAGAGVPEYRVKPYFIVASVEMGNTTTKCILTGTNLETGRSYIINKTVTMSRDVRPPKPGETIFGETLDGTKLTRESVTELVRDTLIQCHNEAHLSIKDDLDFVVRSTGVVAAMDSPDQVGDFIIALANGCLAAGVPPRKMTPPMSIDNLPPKLRPYSFADKLVFVGAVAGVVPPVGCTGVEMVANEMEGELAMAGIKEGAKWTPVDFRNPCISIDFGTTLDGRITSDVAPDDPNPFAQTIGNFCGLAGAIPDSIVRGTGLVKERTGTALDLFGDHSIKGAFGGRKRSIVEEYVDRCHEHIDIRIVPPDRTRFGRVPVCADVADKSGVALIGCDCGVNGSDMPVLEEIGHEIYQEHGTGMLAEVVDRVCARMALRLIDVAVEKGMVPPNSSIGFTGRAAISGRKPEYILEGIMERNLYDNPNDHLVFVDDGLARGAALMGRCMNSLGKPKAPLGGVRGGPCIMSRRIKIGK, from the coding sequence ATGTGTGCCCGATTTTTGGAGCGCTTTTTCAAACCTACTCCGCATATCGTCGAGAGCCCCCCTCCACCATCTATCTCCCATGGAGCGGGTGCAGGTGTTCCCGAGTACCGGGTGAAGCCCTATTTTATCGTGGCATCCGTCGAGATGGGCAATACGACGACCAAGTGCATCCTGACCGGCACGAACCTCGAGACGGGCAGATCGTATATCATCAACAAGACCGTGACTATGAGCCGCGACGTCCGACCCCCAAAGCCGGGTGAGACGATCTTTGGGGAGACTCTGGACGGCACGAAGTTAACAAGGGAGTCGGTCACGGAACTGGTGCGTGATACTCTGATCCAGTGCCACAACGAGGCACACCTGAGTATCAAGGATGATCTCGACTTCGTCGTCAGGAGCACCGGCGTTGTGGCGGCGATGGACTCCCCGGACCAGGTCGGGGACTTCATCATCGCTCTTGCGAACGGCTGTCTTGCGGCGGGGGTCCCTCCGCGGAAGATGACGCCGCCGATGTCGATCGACAACCTCCCCCCGAAACTCCGACCGTACTCGTTTGCAGATAAACTGGTCTTTGTCGGTGCCGTCGCTGGCGTGGTGCCGCCGGTAGGGTGCACCGGCGTTGAGATGGTTGCAAACGAGATGGAAGGGGAACTCGCGATGGCAGGCATCAAGGAGGGGGCCAAGTGGACGCCGGTCGACTTCCGGAATCCCTGCATATCGATCGACTTCGGGACCACGCTGGATGGCCGGATCACGAGCGATGTCGCCCCGGACGATCCGAACCCGTTCGCCCAGACGATCGGGAACTTCTGCGGGCTTGCCGGCGCCATCCCCGACTCGATCGTCCGTGGAACCGGGCTTGTGAAGGAGCGGACTGGAACAGCCCTCGACCTCTTTGGCGACCACAGCATCAAGGGCGCATTCGGAGGCCGGAAACGCTCCATCGTCGAGGAGTACGTCGATCGGTGCCACGAGCATATCGATATTCGCATCGTTCCACCCGACAGGACGAGGTTTGGGCGGGTCCCGGTCTGTGCCGACGTAGCCGACAAGTCGGGCGTCGCTCTCATCGGGTGTGACTGCGGTGTCAACGGCAGCGATATGCCCGTGCTCGAGGAGATCGGGCATGAGATCTACCAGGAGCACGGCACGGGAATGCTGGCCGAGGTCGTTGACAGGGTCTGTGCGAGGATGGCGCTCCGGCTCATCGATGTTGCCGTCGAGAAGGGAATGGTCCCACCGAACTCATCGATCGGATTCACCGGAAGGGCGGCAATCTCTGGGAGAAAACCCGAGTATATCCTCGAGGGGATCATGGAGCGGAACCTCTATGATAACCCAAACGACCACCTGGTCTTTGTAGACGATGGTCTTGCCCGGGGAGCGGCGCTGATGGGGCGGTGTATGAACTCTCTCGGTAAACCCAAGGCCCCGCTCGGCGGAGTCCGGGGAGGGCCATGTATTATGTCCCGCCGGATCAAAATAGGAAAGTAG
- the carB gene encoding carbamoyl-phosphate synthase large subunit: MPRNPRIKKVLIIGSGPIQIGQAAEFDFSGSQACRALREEGVEVVLVNSNPATIQTDPDTADVIYIEPLKAELIAKIIKKEKPDGILSGMGGQTALNMTAELAEMGALEGVEILGTPLEAIYRGEDREQFRDLMNAIGEPVPRSMILESMSQIDEAIREVGLPAIIRPAYTLGGSGGGVAHTPEEMRRICELGLARSRIHQVLVEESVAGWKEIEFEVMRDAADTCIIVCGMENVDPMGIHTGESIVVAPILTLRDDEFQMLRTAAIKIIRALGVQGGCNIQFAYRDGNYRVIEVNPRVSRSSALASKATGYPIARVAAKIAIGLRLDEIMNPVTGVTPASFEPAIDYVVVKVPRWPFDKFKSADRTLTTAMKSTGEVMAIGRTVEEAFKKALRSIDTDMQRHTNPSEIRMILTSPTDERFGCLFDAIREGFTVEEIANLTSIAPFFIEKIKNIVDLEWKLKNAFEPGDIQVAKRYGFSNEELQALTGKTAAEIEAIAGTPTYKMVDTCAAEFPATTPYFYSTWEDECELTRSDAKKILILGSGPIRIGQGIEFDYCTVHAVMALREEEGIEVHIINNNPETVSTDADTSDRLFFEPMQLEDVVNVLKKDNYYGVMVQFGGQNSVNLAVPLEAEIKRLGLSTKILGTSPDAMDVAEDRDRFSHLLNQLGIPSPANSSAHSEEEAREIARSIGYPVLVRPSYVLGGRAMELVHDETELESYIKEAVRVSRKHPVLIDSFLQGAVEIDVDAVCDGTDVLIGGIMEHIEWAGVHSGDSACVIPPQSLSPSVIARVREYTRKIALGLGVVGLINIQYAVQNDIVYVLEANPRASRTVPFVSKATGIPLAKLAAKVMVGRKLADMNIVEPKIEHVAVKEVLLPFNKLPGVDTVLGPEMKSTGEVMGIDYDFGRAYYKASTAADNTLPTSGNIFISVTDDQKEELLPIARKLRELGLSLYGTSGTVDFLTQNGVEANLVRKVQEGSPNVIDVMRSGGIRLIINTPADKASRQDHIQIMRAAVDYGIPYITTLQAARAAAMAIDAIKREEITIEPLGHYHGLA; the protein is encoded by the coding sequence ATGCCAAGGAATCCTCGTATTAAAAAAGTCCTCATCATCGGGTCTGGCCCCATCCAGATCGGGCAGGCGGCCGAGTTCGATTTCTCAGGTTCGCAGGCCTGCCGCGCCCTCCGGGAGGAGGGTGTCGAGGTCGTCCTCGTCAACTCGAACCCCGCGACGATACAGACCGACCCGGATACTGCAGACGTTATCTACATCGAGCCGCTGAAGGCCGAACTCATTGCAAAGATTATCAAAAAAGAGAAGCCCGATGGAATCTTGAGCGGGATGGGCGGCCAGACCGCTCTCAACATGACCGCAGAACTCGCGGAGATGGGTGCGCTTGAGGGCGTCGAGATCCTCGGAACACCCCTCGAGGCAATCTACCGCGGCGAAGACCGGGAGCAGTTCCGCGACCTGATGAATGCCATCGGCGAACCCGTCCCCCGGAGCATGATCCTCGAGAGCATGAGCCAGATCGACGAGGCTATTCGCGAAGTTGGTCTTCCGGCGATCATCAGGCCGGCATATACGCTCGGCGGCTCGGGAGGCGGCGTGGCGCACACACCCGAGGAGATGCGGCGGATCTGTGAGTTAGGGCTTGCCCGCTCCCGGATCCACCAGGTCCTCGTGGAAGAGAGCGTCGCCGGGTGGAAGGAGATCGAGTTTGAGGTGATGCGAGACGCGGCCGATACCTGTATCATCGTCTGCGGGATGGAGAATGTCGACCCGATGGGCATCCACACCGGCGAGAGCATCGTCGTTGCACCTATCCTCACCCTGCGCGATGATGAGTTCCAGATGCTTCGAACCGCCGCGATAAAGATTATCCGGGCTCTCGGCGTCCAGGGCGGGTGCAACATCCAGTTCGCCTACCGCGACGGCAATTACCGGGTCATCGAGGTGAACCCCCGGGTCTCGCGATCGTCGGCGCTCGCATCCAAGGCGACCGGCTACCCGATCGCCAGGGTTGCAGCAAAGATCGCGATCGGGCTTCGGCTCGACGAGATCATGAATCCCGTGACCGGTGTCACCCCTGCGTCATTCGAGCCTGCGATCGATTACGTGGTGGTAAAGGTGCCCCGGTGGCCGTTTGACAAGTTCAAGTCGGCGGACCGGACGCTCACCACGGCGATGAAGAGCACCGGCGAAGTGATGGCAATCGGCCGGACGGTCGAGGAGGCGTTCAAGAAGGCGCTCCGGTCGATCGATACCGATATGCAGCGGCATACGAACCCGAGCGAGATCCGGATGATCCTTACATCTCCGACGGACGAGCGGTTCGGCTGTCTATTTGATGCCATCCGGGAGGGGTTCACGGTCGAGGAGATTGCTAACCTCACCTCCATCGCGCCGTTCTTCATTGAGAAGATCAAGAACATCGTGGATCTCGAATGGAAACTCAAGAATGCCTTTGAACCCGGAGATATCCAGGTTGCAAAGCGTTACGGCTTCTCAAACGAAGAACTGCAGGCACTCACGGGGAAGACCGCCGCCGAGATCGAGGCCATCGCTGGAACCCCGACCTACAAGATGGTGGACACCTGCGCCGCAGAGTTCCCGGCCACAACCCCTTACTTCTACTCAACGTGGGAAGATGAGTGCGAACTCACCAGGAGCGACGCGAAGAAGATCCTGATCCTCGGTTCCGGACCGATCCGGATCGGGCAGGGGATCGAGTTTGATTACTGCACCGTCCACGCGGTGATGGCGCTCCGCGAGGAGGAAGGGATCGAGGTCCATATCATCAATAATAACCCAGAAACGGTCTCGACCGATGCTGATACCTCAGATAGGCTCTTCTTTGAGCCGATGCAACTTGAGGATGTCGTAAATGTCCTCAAAAAGGATAACTACTACGGTGTCATGGTCCAGTTCGGGGGCCAGAACTCGGTGAACCTGGCCGTGCCCCTGGAGGCGGAGATCAAACGCCTCGGTCTCTCGACGAAGATCCTGGGGACGTCGCCCGATGCCATGGATGTGGCGGAGGACCGAGACCGATTCAGCCATCTCCTCAACCAGCTCGGTATCCCGAGCCCGGCGAACTCTTCTGCGCATTCGGAGGAAGAAGCGCGGGAGATTGCCCGATCGATCGGCTACCCGGTGCTGGTTCGGCCGTCCTATGTCCTTGGCGGGCGGGCGATGGAACTCGTCCACGACGAGACTGAACTGGAGAGTTACATCAAAGAGGCTGTCCGGGTGAGCAGGAAACACCCGGTGCTGATCGACTCCTTCCTCCAGGGCGCCGTCGAGATCGATGTGGATGCGGTCTGTGACGGGACCGATGTCCTGATCGGCGGTATCATGGAGCATATCGAGTGGGCCGGGGTCCACTCCGGCGACTCGGCCTGCGTCATCCCCCCGCAGTCCCTCTCTCCCTCGGTGATTGCGCGGGTCCGGGAGTACACAAGGAAGATTGCCCTCGGCCTCGGGGTCGTCGGGCTGATCAACATCCAGTATGCCGTCCAGAACGACATCGTCTACGTGCTCGAGGCAAACCCACGGGCAAGCCGGACCGTGCCGTTCGTCTCGAAGGCAACGGGCATCCCCCTCGCGAAGCTTGCGGCGAAGGTGATGGTGGGTCGGAAACTTGCCGATATGAATATTGTCGAGCCCAAGATCGAGCATGTTGCGGTGAAAGAAGTGCTCCTGCCGTTCAACAAACTCCCCGGCGTCGACACCGTCCTTGGGCCGGAGATGAAGAGTACCGGCGAGGTGATGGGGATCGATTACGACTTCGGCCGCGCCTACTACAAGGCAAGCACCGCTGCGGACAACACCCTGCCGACGAGCGGGAATATCTTCATATCAGTGACGGACGATCAGAAGGAGGAACTTCTCCCGATTGCGCGCAAGCTCCGGGAACTCGGCCTCTCGCTCTATGGTACGAGCGGGACGGTCGATTTCCTCACCCAGAACGGCGTTGAGGCGAATCTGGTCCGGAAGGTCCAGGAAGGATCACCGAACGTCATCGACGTCATGCGCTCTGGCGGGATCCGGTTGATCATCAACACCCCGGCAGATAAGGCGTCCCGGCAGGATCACATCCAGATCATGCGGGCGGCCGTCGATTACGGCATTCCTTACATCACCACGCTTCAGGCGGCACGCGCTGCTGCGATGGCGATTGATGCTATCAAGCGCGAGGAGATCACCATCGAGCCGCTTGGGCACTACCACGGGCTGGCGTAA
- a CDS encoding quaternary amine ABC transporter ATP-binding protein: MTLALNNVSFEVMPGETFVLMGLSGSGKSTLLRCINRLIDPTEGEVWIDGKNIVEMNREELREIRRRKLGMVFQNFALLPHRTVLDNVAFGLEIQGVPVEERRKKAEETLKLVGLGGYGESMPSELSGGMKQRVGLARALTSDPDILLMDEAFSALDPLIRRDMQDELLDLQQRLSKTIIFVTHDLDEALKLGDRIALMKDGAIVQIGTPEEILTNPENAYVEKFVADVDLTRVLSASDVMRHPEPVARCTAGPRVALHLMEEHDIGSVFVVDRDRRLKGLVTLEDTLKAVRAGKGLEEIINTEIPTVALDTPLTDIISVIAGSPYPVAVVDDENRLRGLVFRGAILAALARKGEDINATA; encoded by the coding sequence ATGACGCTGGCCCTCAATAATGTCTCGTTTGAGGTTATGCCGGGCGAGACATTCGTCCTGATGGGGTTGTCCGGGAGTGGAAAATCAACGCTTCTGCGCTGTATCAACCGGCTCATCGACCCAACTGAGGGCGAGGTATGGATCGACGGCAAAAATATTGTCGAGATGAACCGCGAGGAACTCCGGGAGATCCGGCGGCGGAAGTTGGGTATGGTCTTTCAGAACTTTGCTCTCCTCCCACACCGGACGGTCCTTGATAATGTCGCTTTTGGTCTTGAGATCCAGGGTGTACCGGTAGAAGAGCGCCGCAAGAAAGCCGAAGAAACGCTCAAATTAGTGGGACTCGGCGGTTATGGGGAAAGCATGCCCAGTGAACTCTCCGGTGGCATGAAGCAGCGTGTTGGGCTTGCCCGTGCCCTCACGAGCGACCCCGATATCCTCTTGATGGATGAGGCGTTCAGTGCCCTCGATCCCCTCATCCGCAGGGATATGCAGGATGAACTGCTCGATCTTCAGCAGCGGCTCAGCAAAACGATCATCTTCGTCACCCACGACCTGGATGAGGCTTTGAAGCTCGGCGACCGTATTGCCTTGATGAAAGATGGTGCGATCGTGCAGATCGGGACACCTGAGGAGATCCTGACGAATCCCGAGAACGCTTACGTCGAGAAGTTCGTCGCCGACGTCGACCTGACAAGGGTCCTCTCGGCAAGCGACGTGATGCGCCACCCCGAACCGGTCGCCCGGTGCACCGCGGGACCGAGGGTTGCCCTGCACCTCATGGAAGAGCACGATATCGGGAGCGTATTTGTGGTCGACCGCGATCGCCGCCTCAAAGGTCTCGTTACGCTCGAAGATACTCTCAAAGCAGTACGTGCGGGCAAGGGGCTTGAGGAGATCATCAACACCGAGATCCCGACCGTGGCGCTTGACACCCCACTTACCGACATCATATCAGTAATCGCCGGGAGTCCTTATCCTGTTGCGGTGGTTGATGACGAAAACAGACTTCGGGGATTAGTATTCCGGGGTGCCATACTCGCTGCCCTGGCACGAAAGGGGGAGGATATCAATGCAACTGCCTAA
- a CDS encoding ABC transporter permease, with the protein MQLPKLPVGDAIEALVDWIEQYFGWLLDGVSDALGFLISGLQDLLLAIPAPVLIVLVSVLVWFVTRRDIKLAALTALGLLLIWNLQLWNLAMLTLALVLVSTGLALAISIPLGIAAARSEPLNAVLRPILDFMQTMPSFVYLIPAVIFFGLGNVPGTIATVVFAMPPALRLTNLGIRQVPKELIEVADAFGSTPGQKLLKVQLPVALPTIMAGVNQCIMLALSMTVIASMIGAAGLGYQVLVGIQRVDIGMGFEAGLAIVIIAIILDRITQNLVPQHENQ; encoded by the coding sequence ATGCAACTGCCTAAACTCCCTGTGGGAGATGCAATTGAAGCGCTCGTGGACTGGATCGAGCAGTACTTCGGCTGGTTGCTTGATGGGGTCAGTGATGCGCTCGGATTCCTCATCAGCGGACTGCAGGATCTCCTGCTCGCTATACCGGCGCCGGTCCTGATCGTCCTTGTAAGCGTGCTGGTCTGGTTCGTCACCCGGCGCGATATCAAACTGGCGGCACTCACGGCGCTCGGTCTGTTGCTGATCTGGAACCTCCAGCTCTGGAATCTCGCCATGCTCACCCTGGCGCTCGTCCTTGTCTCAACAGGTCTTGCGCTCGCGATATCGATCCCGCTCGGGATCGCGGCTGCAAGGAGTGAACCGCTGAATGCTGTACTCAGACCGATCCTCGACTTCATGCAGACGATGCCCTCGTTTGTCTACCTGATCCCTGCAGTGATCTTCTTCGGCCTCGGGAACGTGCCGGGGACCATCGCGACGGTCGTCTTTGCGATGCCGCCGGCGCTGCGCCTCACCAACCTTGGGATCCGACAGGTGCCCAAGGAGTTGATCGAGGTTGCGGATGCCTTCGGCTCAACACCCGGCCAGAAACTTCTCAAAGTGCAACTTCCGGTTGCTCTGCCCACCATCATGGCCGGGGTGAACCAGTGCATCATGCTTGCCCTCTCGATGACCGTCATCGCATCGATGATCGGAGCAGCGGGTCTTGGGTATCAGGTGCTTGTGGGCATCCAGCGGGTAGACATTGGTATGGGATTTGAGGCGGGGCTCGCTATCGTGATCATTGCGATCATCCTTGACCGGATCACCCAGAATCTTGTACCCCAGCACGAGAACCAGTGA
- a CDS encoding argininosuccinate synthase, which translates to MEKGKVVLAFSGGLDTSVCIPLLREHYGFDEIITVAVDVGQPEEEIVRATEKGQMLADKHYTIDAKEKFISDCIFPSIKANGSYEGYPMGTALARPLIAEEIVKVAQQEGASKIAHGCTGKGNDQLRFDFIFRSAGYDIIAPMREMNLTREWEICYAQEHNIPVPVAKEKPYSVDENCWSRSIEGGKLEDPAFHPPEEIYAWTVSPKDAPDTMEEIQIEFEKGVPVALNGKRLPGIALIRELNQIAGRNGVGRNDMVEDRILGLKAREIYEHPAATVLLAAHRDLEHLVLTRSELAFKHIVDDKWSELAYMGLVHEPLFHALTAFIDTTQERMNGTVDVGLYKGSVKVLGRSSDAALYSDDLVSFDSKTIDQNYAVGFSHFFGLQARLLKNLKKC; encoded by the coding sequence ATGGAAAAGGGAAAAGTCGTCCTTGCATTTTCCGGAGGCCTCGATACCTCCGTCTGTATCCCCCTCCTGCGCGAGCACTATGGATTCGATGAGATCATAACCGTCGCAGTCGACGTTGGCCAGCCCGAGGAGGAGATCGTCCGGGCAACAGAGAAAGGCCAGATGCTCGCGGACAAGCACTACACTATCGATGCCAAAGAGAAGTTTATATCCGACTGTATCTTCCCCTCGATAAAAGCGAACGGGTCGTATGAGGGTTACCCGATGGGCACGGCGCTCGCACGCCCGCTGATTGCCGAGGAGATCGTAAAGGTCGCACAGCAGGAAGGCGCCTCGAAGATTGCACACGGCTGTACCGGAAAAGGAAACGACCAGCTCCGTTTTGACTTCATCTTCCGGTCCGCAGGCTACGATATCATCGCACCGATGCGGGAGATGAACCTGACACGCGAGTGGGAGATCTGCTATGCACAGGAGCACAACATTCCGGTTCCCGTAGCAAAGGAGAAGCCCTACAGTGTCGACGAGAACTGCTGGAGCCGGAGCATAGAGGGAGGCAAACTCGAGGATCCGGCCTTCCACCCGCCCGAGGAGATCTACGCCTGGACTGTATCGCCAAAAGACGCCCCGGATACCATGGAAGAGATTCAGATCGAGTTCGAGAAAGGTGTCCCGGTTGCCCTCAACGGCAAGAGGCTCCCCGGCATCGCCCTGATCCGGGAGCTGAACCAGATTGCAGGCAGAAACGGCGTCGGCCGCAACGACATGGTCGAGGACCGGATCCTGGGCTTGAAGGCCCGCGAGATCTACGAACACCCGGCCGCAACCGTTCTCCTTGCCGCGCACCGGGACCTCGAGCACCTCGTCCTGACCCGTTCGGAACTCGCGTTCAAGCATATCGTCGACGACAAGTGGTCCGAACTCGCTTATATGGGGCTTGTGCACGAGCCGCTCTTCCACGCTTTAACCGCATTCATCGATACAACGCAGGAGCGGATGAACGGCACCGTGGACGTCGGTCTCTATAAAGGCAGCGTCAAGGTCCTCGGTCGGAGTTCGGATGCCGCGCTCTACTCAGACGATCTGGTCTCCTTCGACTCGAAGACGATCGATCAGAATTACGCTGTTGGGTTCTCGCATTTCTTTGGACTGCAGGCACGCCTGCTCAAAAACCTCAAGAAGTGCTGA
- a CDS encoding glycine betaine ABC transporter substrate-binding protein — MNRKTGNLLALTGIVLVLCLFSAGCTGTQATEPKKEIRIGYVTWDCAIASSNVMKLVFEEAGYDVELIAVDAGPLFQALASGSVDFTTTGWLPHTHEHYWEQYGDRIDYVKENIPGAARIGLVVPTYVTIDSIEEMNGVADQFGGRIVGIEPGAGIMTRTEQAIDEYGLNYELVASSSAGMAAELSSSIEREKWVVVTGWSPHWKFGRYDLKFLDDPKGVYGGAEDIVTLARQGLATDDPEAYAILTRFEWTGEDIATVMTDIADGMSEEEAAQKWIDANRDKVDAWLGYA; from the coding sequence ATGAATCGAAAAACAGGAAACCTGCTCGCACTGACAGGTATTGTTCTGGTGCTCTGTCTCTTCTCTGCCGGTTGCACCGGCACACAGGCAACTGAGCCCAAGAAAGAGATCAGGATCGGCTATGTCACCTGGGACTGTGCCATCGCGAGCAGCAACGTGATGAAACTGGTCTTTGAGGAAGCAGGATACGACGTCGAACTGATTGCCGTCGATGCAGGACCGCTCTTCCAGGCGCTTGCAAGTGGGAGCGTCGACTTTACGACAACCGGATGGCTCCCCCACACGCATGAGCACTACTGGGAGCAGTACGGCGACCGGATCGATTATGTCAAGGAGAACATCCCCGGAGCGGCACGTATTGGGCTTGTTGTTCCGACCTACGTAACCATCGACTCGATTGAGGAGATGAACGGCGTGGCCGATCAGTTCGGCGGCAGGATCGTGGGCATCGAGCCTGGTGCGGGGATCATGACCCGGACCGAACAGGCCATCGATGAGTACGGCCTCAACTATGAACTGGTTGCAAGCAGCAGTGCCGGTATGGCAGCTGAGCTCTCCTCCTCCATCGAGCGCGAGAAATGGGTCGTGGTGACCGGGTGGTCGCCGCACTGGAAGTTCGGCCGCTATGACCTCAAGTTCCTCGATGATCCGAAGGGTGTCTACGGTGGGGCCGAGGATATCGTGACCCTCGCAAGACAGGGTCTCGCGACTGACGACCCGGAGGCTTATGCGATCCTCACCCGGTTTGAGTGGACCGGCGAGGATATCGCCACGGTCATGACCGATATCGCTGACGGCATGTCAGAAGAGGAAGCCGCACAGAAGTGGATTGATGCCAACCGCGACAAGGTTGATGCGTGGCTAGGGTACGCATAA
- the argF gene encoding ornithine carbamoyltransferase yields MKRDFLSIIDIDKDELESIIADAKHLKRLKRSGTAHEYLKGKSLAMIFEKASTRTRVSFEVGMTDLGGHALFLNPQDMQLGRGEELRDTARVLARYVDAVMIRAYSHATIEEFARYSTVPVINGLSDRLHPCQVLADIMTLSERFRDLHDLKLAWIGDGNNVCNSWILSSSLTGMEIVVASPKGYQPKDAIIEQARARGSRVSVVTDPADAVRDADILYTDIWVSMGDEQERAERLRALKNYTIDSRLLELASPDALVMHCLPAHRGEEISDEVMEGPQSIVWDQAENRLHAQKALLVRLIAGEMPKTD; encoded by the coding sequence ATGAAAAGGGACTTCCTTTCGATCATCGATATCGACAAAGACGAACTGGAGAGTATCATCGCCGACGCAAAGCACCTGAAGCGGTTGAAGCGCTCAGGGACCGCGCACGAATATCTCAAAGGAAAAAGCCTTGCGATGATCTTTGAGAAGGCGTCCACCCGCACCCGGGTCTCGTTCGAGGTCGGGATGACCGATCTCGGCGGCCATGCACTCTTCCTGAACCCGCAGGATATGCAGCTTGGGCGTGGTGAGGAACTCCGGGATACGGCACGAGTACTTGCCCGCTATGTCGATGCCGTGATGATCCGTGCCTACAGTCACGCCACCATCGAGGAGTTCGCCCGTTACTCGACTGTCCCGGTCATCAACGGGCTCTCCGACCGGCTGCACCCCTGTCAGGTTCTGGCTGATATAATGACCTTGAGCGAGCGGTTCCGGGACCTCCACGACTTAAAACTCGCCTGGATCGGGGATGGCAACAATGTATGCAACTCATGGATCCTCTCCTCGTCCCTGACCGGGATGGAGATTGTGGTCGCAAGCCCCAAGGGCTACCAGCCAAAAGATGCGATCATCGAGCAGGCGCGGGCGCGGGGCAGCCGGGTCAGCGTCGTCACGGATCCTGCTGACGCAGTTAGGGATGCGGACATCCTCTACACCGATATCTGGGTCTCCATGGGCGATGAGCAGGAGCGTGCGGAACGCCTGCGGGCCCTCAAGAACTATACAATAGACTCCCGCCTTCTTGAACTGGCGTCACCCGATGCTCTCGTGATGCACTGCCTCCCTGCCCACCGGGGCGAGGAGATCTCCGATGAGGTGATGGAAGGGCCGCAGAGCATCGTCTGGGACCAGGCTGAGAATCGGCTCCATGCACAGAAGGCTCTCCTGGTGCGGCTGATTGCCGGCGAAATGCCGAAGACGGATTAA